From a region of the Streptomyces sp. NBC_01454 genome:
- a CDS encoding Glu/Leu/Phe/Val family dehydrogenase, producing MTDALSLVDEWGPEKIVVVSHRRTGMKGVLVIDNTARGIGKGGTRMSPGVTVDEVSRLARVMTWKWAAADLFYGGAKAGIVADPASRDKEAVLRAFARALSNEVPREYVMGLDMGLTEDDAAIIQDELGDRGAAVGTPEHLGGVAYDRLGVTGYGVAEAADAAARHQGLSLAGSRVALQGFGAVGSAAARRFAALGATVVAVSTAHGALHDPSGLDIDALLTARAEHGDHFVTRRPSGTALAAGGELTVDCDIVVPAALQDVITHRTAHEIKAKLVVEGANLPTSAQARTVLAERGITVVPDFVANAGGVVAAAFAMDARYSGFRPETAGIFETVSAKLRANTVTVLDEARQQEVTPHTAGRRLAEARVRTAMESKGRIPRG from the coding sequence GTGACTGATGCACTCTCCCTCGTCGACGAGTGGGGCCCCGAGAAGATCGTCGTCGTCTCCCACCGGCGGACCGGGATGAAGGGCGTCCTGGTGATCGACAACACCGCCCGCGGCATCGGCAAGGGCGGAACCCGCATGAGCCCCGGCGTGACCGTCGACGAGGTGTCCCGGCTGGCCCGGGTCATGACGTGGAAGTGGGCCGCCGCCGATCTCTTCTACGGCGGCGCCAAGGCCGGCATCGTCGCCGACCCCGCCTCCCGCGACAAGGAGGCGGTGCTGCGCGCCTTCGCCCGCGCACTGTCCAACGAGGTACCCCGCGAGTATGTGATGGGGCTCGACATGGGCCTGACGGAGGACGACGCCGCCATCATCCAGGACGAGTTGGGCGACCGCGGTGCCGCCGTCGGCACCCCCGAACATCTCGGCGGGGTGGCCTACGACCGGCTCGGGGTCACCGGCTACGGAGTCGCCGAGGCCGCCGACGCCGCGGCACGGCACCAGGGGCTGTCCCTGGCCGGGTCCCGGGTCGCCCTTCAAGGCTTCGGTGCGGTGGGCAGCGCCGCCGCCCGGCGCTTCGCCGCACTCGGCGCCACCGTCGTGGCGGTGTCCACCGCCCACGGGGCGCTGCACGACCCCAGCGGTCTCGACATCGACGCGCTGCTGACGGCGCGTGCGGAACACGGGGACCACTTCGTCACCCGCCGGCCCAGCGGTACCGCGCTCGCCGCGGGCGGCGAACTCACCGTTGACTGCGACATCGTGGTGCCCGCCGCGCTACAGGACGTGATCACCCACCGGACGGCTCATGAGATCAAGGCGAAGCTCGTGGTGGAAGGCGCCAATCTGCCCACCTCCGCGCAGGCCCGGACCGTCCTCGCGGAGCGCGGGATCACCGTGGTCCCCGACTTCGTGGCCAACGCCGGCGGCGTGGTCGCGGCCGCCTTCGCCATGGACGCCCGCTACTCCGGCTTCCGCCCGGAGACCGCCGGCATCTTCGAGACGGTCTCGGCGAAGCTGCGCGCCAACACGGTGACCGTCCTGGACGAGGCCCGGCAGCAGGAGGTCACCCCGCACACCGCCGGTCGCCGGCTGGCCGAGGCACGGGTGCGGACCGCCATGGAGAGCAAGGGACGTATCCCGCGCGGCTGA
- a CDS encoding LysR substrate-binding domain-containing protein yields the protein MLKPLHLLTLKAVVRTESFALAARDLGYTASAISQQISALEKETGLSLFEREAHGIRPTAAAHRLVDLSTHVLAAMDELDHQVHELATGATGRLRLGSFPTADVRLVPSALSALVDTHPRAQIQLEEGEPEELITALGHGDLDVALVYEYGLSPRQWPDGLTRHHLLREDLVLLRARGSGLSAQLPQLSGARWITSREGTAGARSFVRLCAAAGFEAAVAFRSNNYGVVRELVSAGLGVAVVPALGHVPDEGIEATRLTQRSAHRTVLALHRGENSNPLLTTMIEALRRAVPTGERYLHPAPAE from the coding sequence TTGCTGAAGCCACTGCATCTGCTCACGCTGAAGGCCGTCGTCCGCACCGAATCGTTCGCCCTCGCCGCCCGCGACCTCGGCTACACCGCCTCCGCCATCTCGCAGCAGATCTCCGCCCTGGAGAAGGAGACCGGCCTGTCGCTGTTCGAGCGGGAGGCGCACGGGATCCGCCCCACGGCCGCGGCCCATCGCCTGGTCGATCTCAGCACCCATGTGCTGGCCGCCATGGACGAGCTGGACCACCAGGTTCACGAGCTCGCCACCGGCGCCACCGGCCGGCTGCGGCTGGGCAGCTTCCCCACGGCCGACGTCCGGCTCGTCCCCTCGGCCCTGTCCGCGCTCGTCGACACCCATCCGCGGGCGCAGATCCAGCTGGAGGAGGGCGAACCCGAAGAGCTCATCACCGCCCTCGGCCACGGCGATCTGGATGTGGCGCTGGTGTACGAGTACGGGCTCAGCCCCCGGCAGTGGCCGGACGGTCTGACCCGCCATCACCTGCTGCGCGAGGACCTGGTCCTGCTCCGGGCGCGCGGCAGCGGGCTGAGCGCGCAGCTGCCGCAGCTGTCCGGGGCCCGCTGGATCACCAGCCGCGAGGGCACCGCCGGGGCCCGGTCCTTCGTGCGGCTGTGCGCGGCCGCCGGGTTCGAGGCCGCCGTCGCCTTCCGCAGCAACAACTACGGCGTGGTGCGCGAGCTGGTGTCCGCGGGCCTCGGGGTGGCCGTGGTCCCGGCGCTCGGTCATGTCCCGGACGAGGGCATCGAAGCCACCCGGCTCACCCAGCGCTCCGCACACCGCACCGTGCTGGCACTGCACCGCGGCGAGAACAGCAATCCGCTGCTCACCACCATGATCGAGGCGCTGCGGCGCGCGGTCCCCACCGGGGAGCGGTATCTCCATCCGGCGCCGGCCGAGTGA
- a CDS encoding alpha/beta hydrolase, translated as MSKAQRAEVDAMLRQPQPEGARSIEELRAGFRALMARMTVPDTIRTTRTTLGNRPALHVEPDNGPRAGTILYLHGGGFVFGSPETALSLTGHLVAKTGFGSYSPDYRLAPEHPFPAAVEDTLSAYRALLDSGTDPSTIAFAGDSAGGGLTVTSCLATRDAGLPLPAAIVAFSPGLDATRTGESMDTKEGIDPIFTRKAVEHTGTMYLAGADPLQPLLSPAVLGDLTGFPPLLIQVGTNEILLDDSTRLAARARSVGVDVILDITADVPHVFQAFAGVLDEADEALDRAALFLTQRLRAGSTAHTSAE; from the coding sequence ATGAGCAAGGCACAGCGCGCCGAGGTCGATGCGATGCTGCGGCAGCCGCAGCCCGAGGGAGCACGGTCGATCGAGGAGCTACGAGCCGGCTTCAGGGCATTGATGGCCCGGATGACCGTGCCCGACACCATCCGCACCACGCGGACAACGCTCGGCAACCGACCCGCACTTCATGTCGAGCCGGACAACGGGCCCCGCGCCGGGACGATCCTGTACCTCCACGGCGGCGGCTTTGTGTTCGGCTCCCCTGAGACCGCCCTGTCGCTGACGGGACACCTCGTGGCCAAGACCGGCTTCGGGTCGTATTCGCCGGACTACCGGCTTGCCCCCGAGCACCCGTTCCCGGCCGCGGTCGAAGACACCCTGAGTGCCTACCGCGCCCTCCTCGACAGCGGCACAGACCCCTCGACCATCGCGTTCGCCGGCGACTCCGCCGGCGGCGGCCTCACCGTCACCAGCTGCCTCGCCACCCGTGACGCGGGCCTCCCCCTGCCCGCCGCCATCGTGGCGTTCTCCCCGGGCCTCGACGCCACCCGCACGGGCGAGAGCATGGACACCAAGGAAGGCATCGACCCGATCTTCACCCGTAAGGCCGTTGAGCACACCGGGACCATGTACCTCGCCGGAGCCGACCCCCTCCAGCCCCTGCTCAGTCCGGCTGTCCTCGGCGACCTGACCGGCTTCCCTCCCCTACTGATCCAGGTGGGCACCAACGAGATCCTGCTGGACGACTCCACGCGCCTTGCCGCGCGTGCGAGGTCGGTCGGGGTGGACGTCATCCTGGACATCACCGCCGACGTGCCGCACGTGTTCCAGGCGTTCGCCGGCGTCCTGGACGAGGCGGACGAGGCACTGGACCGCGCGGCTCTCTTCCTCACCCAGCGCCTTCGCGCCGGGTCCACGGCGCACACGTCAGCGGAGTAG
- a CDS encoding PASTA domain-containing protein, producing the protein MVKRIVTASVLVLLALAPAGPVHADGPELMPQVAGQGLVSAYQALHYDTSLRLRDGRGAGRHVLWPASWKVCAQSPEAGTPLQDRKVTLVVVKNGESCPL; encoded by the coding sequence GTGGTGAAGAGAATCGTCACCGCCTCGGTCCTTGTCCTGCTCGCTCTCGCCCCGGCCGGGCCGGTACATGCCGACGGCCCGGAGCTGATGCCGCAGGTGGCGGGCCAGGGGCTGGTCTCCGCCTACCAGGCCCTCCACTACGACACCTCACTCCGGCTCAGGGACGGGCGGGGCGCGGGGCGCCATGTGCTGTGGCCGGCGAGCTGGAAGGTCTGCGCGCAGAGCCCGGAGGCGGGGACACCGCTGCAGGACCGGAAGGTCACGCTCGTCGTCGTCAAGAACGGCGAGTCCTGCCCGCTGTGA
- a CDS encoding FAD-binding and (Fe-S)-binding domain-containing protein, whose protein sequence is MTTTAQGRGSLDAAAVAEALREGDCGTVAGDRGTRARYSADASNYRRIPLAVVFPRERRHILNALGVCRRLGVPVTCRGAGTSTSGQAVGSGVVLDFSRSFNRLLALDPHARTATVQPGLVLDELQTAAAGHGLLFGADPSTHSRCTLGGMIGNNACGSHSLAWGRTADNIVELDVVTYRGTVVRLGEMTQEEIDEAIAAGDDRAELIAALHRLAQRNLAVLRTGLGQFPRQVSGYALEQLLPERRFHLARALVGSEGTLAVVLSATVRLLAPPPERALVVLGFSDACAAADAVPALLRHQPLALEGLDHALTDIVTRPETRAAIDTLPAARAWLFAELGGTAETLPRQAEALAAAARQAPGCTGSEVIADPARARRLWRIREDGAGLATRSPEGHEAWPGWEDAAVPPEQLGSYLREFTALLDRHQLQGAVYGHFGEGCLHVRITFDFSTEEGTAVFHAFVTEAARLIAAHGGSLSGEHGDGQARSALLPLLYGPEIIALFEEFKNAWDPDNGLNPGMIVRPLPVDTHLRVSPHRTPLPLATVFPFPHDDGDFAKATRRCVGVGKCRSASGGGGEVMCPSYRVTLDEKDSTRGRARLLYEMTQGEVITDGWRSTEVRDALDLCLSCKGCSADCPVGVDVATYKSEFLHHHYQGRLRPASHYTMGWLPLLARPAARIPRLVNALTSSWLAPALKRLGGIAAQRDVPRFADRTFLSWFRRRTPQGDGRRGPVMLWVDSFNNHFSPEVLAAGVAVLEHAGFRVRVPDGTQCCGLTWITTGQLGVARRIARRTTAALRPAVRAGVPVVGLEPSCTAALRDDLPALLDGDEDARALGRSTLTLAELLVDHAPGWQPPQIEARSISQTHCHQHATSGFGADSTLLARMGVDNTALASGCCGLAGNFGFERGHYEVSVAAGEQVLLPAVRAAGADTRILADGFSCRTQIAQQTSRHGTHLAQLIAHALPPSGTSGRPASPALPSDKEHTRD, encoded by the coding sequence GTGACCACGACAGCCCAGGGCCGTGGCAGCCTCGATGCGGCAGCTGTGGCCGAGGCCCTCCGGGAGGGGGACTGCGGCACGGTCGCCGGCGACCGCGGCACCCGGGCACGGTACTCGGCCGATGCCTCCAACTACCGCCGGATCCCGCTGGCCGTGGTCTTCCCCCGCGAGCGCCGGCACATCCTCAACGCCCTCGGCGTGTGCCGGCGCCTGGGCGTGCCGGTCACCTGCCGGGGAGCGGGCACCAGCACCTCGGGGCAGGCCGTCGGATCGGGCGTGGTGCTCGACTTCTCCCGCTCCTTCAACCGGCTGCTCGCGCTGGACCCGCACGCCCGGACCGCGACCGTCCAGCCCGGCCTGGTGCTCGACGAGCTGCAGACGGCCGCCGCCGGGCACGGTCTGCTGTTCGGCGCCGACCCCTCCACGCACAGCCGCTGCACCCTGGGCGGCATGATCGGCAACAACGCGTGCGGATCGCACTCCCTCGCCTGGGGCCGCACCGCCGACAACATCGTGGAACTCGACGTGGTGACCTACCGCGGCACGGTGGTCCGGCTCGGCGAGATGACCCAGGAGGAGATCGACGAGGCCATCGCCGCGGGGGACGACCGCGCGGAGCTGATCGCCGCGCTGCACCGCCTCGCCCAGCGCAATCTGGCGGTGCTGCGCACCGGGCTGGGGCAGTTCCCGCGGCAGGTCTCGGGCTATGCGCTGGAACAGCTGCTGCCCGAGCGGCGCTTCCACCTCGCGCGGGCGCTGGTCGGCAGTGAGGGCACGCTGGCCGTCGTGCTGTCGGCGACCGTCCGTCTGCTGGCCCCGCCGCCCGAGCGGGCACTGGTCGTCCTCGGTTTCTCGGACGCCTGCGCCGCGGCCGACGCGGTCCCCGCACTGCTCCGGCACCAGCCGTTGGCGCTGGAAGGACTCGACCACGCGCTGACCGACATCGTCACCCGGCCCGAGACCCGGGCCGCCATCGACACCCTGCCGGCCGCGCGGGCCTGGCTCTTCGCCGAGCTCGGCGGCACCGCGGAGACCCTTCCCCGGCAGGCCGAGGCGCTGGCCGCGGCCGCGCGGCAGGCCCCGGGCTGCACCGGCAGCGAGGTCATCGCCGATCCGGCGCGCGCCCGCAGGCTGTGGCGGATCCGCGAGGACGGCGCCGGACTCGCCACCCGCTCGCCCGAGGGGCACGAAGCCTGGCCGGGGTGGGAGGACGCCGCCGTCCCGCCCGAGCAACTGGGCTCCTATCTGCGGGAGTTCACCGCGCTGCTGGACCGCCATCAGCTCCAGGGCGCCGTCTACGGACACTTCGGCGAAGGCTGTCTGCACGTCCGCATCACCTTCGACTTCAGCACCGAAGAGGGGACCGCCGTCTTCCACGCCTTCGTCACCGAAGCCGCCCGGCTGATCGCCGCGCACGGCGGTTCGCTGTCCGGCGAGCACGGCGACGGCCAGGCCCGTTCCGCGCTGCTGCCCCTCCTGTACGGCCCCGAGATCATCGCCCTGTTCGAGGAGTTCAAGAACGCCTGGGACCCCGACAACGGCCTCAACCCCGGCATGATCGTGCGGCCGCTGCCCGTCGACACCCATCTGCGGGTCAGCCCGCACCGCACTCCCCTGCCGCTGGCCACCGTCTTCCCGTTCCCCCACGACGACGGTGACTTCGCCAAGGCCACCCGCCGGTGCGTCGGTGTCGGCAAGTGCCGCTCGGCGAGCGGCGGAGGGGGCGAGGTGATGTGCCCCAGCTACCGGGTCACCCTGGACGAGAAGGACTCCACGCGCGGCCGCGCCCGGCTGCTGTACGAGATGACCCAGGGGGAGGTGATCACCGACGGCTGGCGCTCCACCGAGGTCCGGGACGCCCTCGATCTGTGCCTGTCCTGCAAGGGATGCAGCGCCGACTGTCCCGTGGGCGTGGATGTGGCCACCTACAAGTCGGAGTTCCTGCACCACCATTACCAGGGGCGGCTGCGCCCCGCCTCGCACTACACCATGGGCTGGCTGCCACTGCTGGCACGGCCGGCCGCCCGGATCCCCCGGCTGGTCAACGCGCTCACCTCCTCCTGGCTGGCCCCGGCGCTCAAACGGCTCGGCGGCATCGCCGCCCAGCGGGACGTTCCCCGCTTCGCCGACCGGACCTTCCTGAGCTGGTTCCGCCGCCGTACCCCGCAGGGCGACGGCCGGCGCGGCCCGGTCATGCTGTGGGTCGACTCGTTCAACAACCACTTCAGTCCCGAGGTCCTCGCCGCGGGCGTGGCGGTCCTGGAGCACGCCGGTTTCCGGGTGCGGGTGCCGGACGGCACCCAGTGCTGCGGGCTCACCTGGATCACCACCGGGCAGCTCGGCGTCGCCCGCCGTATCGCCCGTCGGACCACCGCCGCACTACGGCCGGCCGTCCGGGCCGGTGTCCCCGTCGTCGGACTGGAGCCGAGCTGTACGGCGGCCCTCCGGGACGATCTCCCCGCACTCCTCGACGGCGACGAGGACGCCCGGGCGCTCGGCCGGTCCACCCTCACCCTCGCCGAACTCCTCGTCGACCACGCCCCCGGCTGGCAGCCCCCGCAGATCGAGGCCCGCTCGATCAGCCAGACCCACTGCCACCAGCACGCCACCTCCGGCTTCGGCGCCGACAGCACCCTGCTGGCCCGGATGGGCGTCGACAACACCGCACTCGCTTCCGGATGCTGCGGTCTGGCCGGCAACTTCGGCTTCGAACGCGGCCATTACGAGGTCTCGGTGGCCGCGGGCGAACAGGTGCTGCTCCCCGCGGTGCGCGCGGCCGGAGCCGACACCCGGATCCTCGCCGACGGCTTCAGCTGCCGCACCCAGATCGCCCAGCAGACCTCGCGTCACGGCACCCATCTCGCCCAGCTGATCGCCCACGCCCTGCCCCCGTCCGGCACGTCCGGCCGGCCCGCCTCGCCCGCCCTTCCCAGCGATAAGGAACACACCCGTGACTGA
- a CDS encoding aminoglycoside phosphotransferase family protein, with protein sequence MTSERLVAPHGEGAHKVHADEADIDMSLVRRLLGAQFPQWADLSPAAVDSVGTSNAMYRLGADMVVRLPRIAGAANDVEKEHRWLPRLAPTLPVAVPAPLGKGRPGEGYPWPWSVYRWLDGGNPALGRLAAPGPFAADLAEFVAALQRIAPMDGPPAYRSEPLSARDTATRAAMAELDGMVDTEAAAAVWDSALRAAAWPGPAVWIHADLQPGNVLLDRGRLSAVIDFGCFGLGDPAVDVIAAWYLLPADARGVFRTALGADDATWTRGRGWALSIALMELRYYRVTHPAMAGIARQVIREVLLDHAGGG encoded by the coding sequence ATGACATCCGAGAGGCTCGTGGCACCGCACGGAGAGGGTGCGCACAAGGTGCATGCCGATGAGGCGGACATCGACATGTCCCTGGTGCGTCGGCTGCTCGGTGCGCAGTTTCCGCAGTGGGCGGACCTTTCGCCGGCGGCGGTGGACTCCGTCGGCACCTCGAATGCGATGTACCGGCTCGGCGCGGACATGGTCGTCCGGCTCCCGCGCATCGCCGGGGCGGCCAACGACGTGGAGAAGGAACACCGCTGGCTGCCGCGGCTCGCCCCCACGCTCCCGGTGGCCGTTCCCGCACCGCTGGGGAAGGGGAGGCCCGGCGAGGGCTATCCGTGGCCGTGGTCCGTCTACCGCTGGCTCGACGGCGGGAACCCGGCGCTCGGCCGCCTCGCCGCACCCGGTCCGTTCGCGGCGGACCTCGCGGAGTTCGTCGCCGCGTTGCAGCGCATCGCTCCCATGGACGGTCCGCCGGCCTACCGCAGTGAGCCCCTGTCGGCGCGGGACACCGCCACGCGTGCGGCGATGGCGGAACTCGACGGCATGGTGGACACCGAAGCCGCGGCCGCGGTGTGGGATTCGGCCCTGCGGGCAGCTGCCTGGCCCGGCCCCGCCGTCTGGATCCATGCCGACCTGCAACCGGGGAATGTGCTGCTCGACCGTGGACGGCTCAGCGCCGTCATCGACTTCGGGTGCTTCGGCCTGGGTGATCCCGCCGTCGATGTGATCGCGGCGTGGTACCTGCTGCCCGCCGACGCGCGCGGCGTCTTCCGTACGGCCCTGGGAGCGGACGACGCGACCTGGACGCGGGGGCGCGGCTGGGCGCTGTCCATCGCGCTCATGGAACTCCGCTACTACCGGGTCACCCACCCGGCCATGGCGGGCATCGCACGGCAGGTGATCCGGGAAGTCCTCCTCGACCACGCGGGTGGCGGCTGA
- a CDS encoding amino acid permease, with protein sequence MVRTLGLTQLTMIGIGAIIGAGIFSLAAAVARNVAGPAVLVSFLVAGAASLCAAFAYAEFAGMVPKAGSSYTYCAAVLGEIVGWIVGWDLLLEYTAIVAVVAIGMSGYLGFLLDAVGIHLPAWALGAPGTGAGHRVDLLAVVICLGVAWLLTRGTRTSARVETVLTVVKIAIVLLVIVVGFTKVKTGNLHPFAPFGLGGAFTGAATVFFAVFGYDALSTAAEESLEARRKLPKAMMLSLAVSMVLYVLVCIVLTGMQHYTEINPESGISSAFRSVGLSGLANVIAVGAVIGIVTVTFSFMMGAARLWYALSRDGLMPAWFGAIHPKRKVPHRATWLIGGVSAVLAGVLPINAVAELTNIGVLLAFVVVSASVLVLRYRKPDLKRGFRCPGMPVVPVLGMAFSVWLMSFLQWETWVRLGGWLVVGLVIYATYGYRRTRTVMPGGSVDLDALNEMPDSDDMPDTDDSPPVAAG encoded by the coding sequence ATGGTGCGCACCCTGGGCCTCACCCAGCTCACGATGATCGGCATCGGTGCCATCATCGGGGCCGGCATCTTCAGCCTGGCCGCGGCCGTCGCCCGCAATGTCGCCGGTCCCGCCGTGCTCGTCTCGTTCCTGGTGGCGGGTGCCGCGTCGTTGTGTGCGGCGTTCGCCTATGCCGAGTTCGCCGGCATGGTGCCGAAAGCGGGCTCGTCCTACACCTACTGCGCCGCGGTCCTGGGGGAGATCGTCGGCTGGATCGTGGGCTGGGACCTGCTCCTGGAGTACACCGCGATCGTCGCCGTCGTGGCGATCGGGATGTCCGGCTATCTGGGATTTCTGCTGGACGCCGTCGGCATCCATCTGCCGGCCTGGGCCCTGGGCGCGCCCGGCACCGGGGCCGGCCACCGGGTCGATCTGCTGGCGGTCGTGATCTGTCTCGGGGTGGCCTGGCTGCTGACCCGGGGCACCCGTACCTCGGCGCGGGTGGAGACGGTGCTGACCGTCGTCAAGATCGCCATCGTGCTGCTGGTGATCGTGGTCGGGTTCACCAAGGTCAAGACCGGCAATCTGCACCCCTTCGCGCCGTTCGGCCTCGGCGGGGCGTTCACCGGAGCGGCGACGGTCTTCTTCGCCGTCTTCGGTTACGACGCGCTGAGCACCGCCGCGGAGGAGTCGCTGGAGGCCCGGCGCAAGCTGCCGAAGGCGATGATGCTGTCGCTGGCGGTCTCCATGGTGCTCTACGTGCTGGTCTGCATCGTGCTCACCGGGATGCAGCACTACACCGAGATCAACCCGGAGAGCGGGATATCCAGCGCCTTCCGGAGCGTGGGACTGAGCGGGCTGGCCAATGTGATCGCCGTCGGCGCGGTCATCGGCATCGTCACCGTGACGTTCTCCTTCATGATGGGCGCCGCCCGCCTGTGGTACGCACTCAGCCGGGACGGCCTGATGCCGGCCTGGTTCGGTGCCATCCACCCCAAGCGCAAGGTCCCGCACCGCGCCACCTGGCTGATCGGTGGGGTCTCCGCCGTGCTGGCGGGGGTGCTGCCCATCAACGCGGTGGCCGAACTCACCAATATCGGCGTGCTGTTGGCGTTCGTGGTGGTGTCCGCGTCGGTGCTGGTGCTGCGCTACCGCAAGCCCGACCTGAAGCGCGGTTTCCGCTGTCCGGGCATGCCGGTGGTGCCCGTCCTGGGCATGGCGTTCTCCGTGTGGCTGATGTCGTTCCTGCAGTGGGAGACCTGGGTGCGGCTCGGCGGCTGGCTGGTCGTCGGGCTGGTCATCTACGCCACGTACGGCTATCGCCGCACCCGCACGGTCATGCCGGGCGGGTCGGTGGACCTCGACGCCCTGAACGAGATGCCCGACTCCGACGACATGCCCGACACCGACGACTCCCCGCCCGTGGCCGCCGGGTGA
- a CDS encoding MarR family winged helix-turn-helix transcriptional regulator gives MEYTSRAAADLPAFFADLVRCETRLYNALNDRLREQHGIVTSQFEFLRFLRERPGARVADLAAEFAVGVGATSKGVDRLEKQGWVVRQPNPSDRRSSVLALTDDGSQLVDAAEKTFTNGLAELIGDTLDGSSASAALRALSKLRSVLERHRIGTPTG, from the coding sequence GTGGAATATACATCGCGTGCTGCGGCCGACCTGCCGGCCTTCTTCGCCGACCTCGTCCGGTGCGAGACGCGCCTCTACAACGCACTGAACGACCGTCTCCGTGAGCAGCACGGGATCGTCACCTCGCAGTTCGAGTTCCTGCGCTTCCTGCGCGAACGACCCGGAGCCCGGGTGGCGGATCTCGCCGCCGAGTTCGCCGTCGGCGTCGGGGCGACCAGCAAGGGCGTCGACCGTCTGGAGAAACAGGGATGGGTCGTCCGGCAGCCGAATCCATCCGATCGCCGGTCCTCAGTGCTGGCCCTGACCGACGATGGCTCGCAGCTCGTCGACGCGGCGGAGAAGACATTCACCAATGGACTCGCCGAGCTGATCGGAGACACGCTCGACGGTTCCTCCGCCTCGGCCGCCCTCCGCGCCCTCTCGAAGCTGCGCTCCGTGCTCGAACGCCACCGGATCGGCACGCCCACAGGCTGA